Genomic DNA from Candidatus Binataceae bacterium:
CACGTCGAGCAGCAGCGGGATCAGCAGCAGAATCGTGAAGATGTTCGAAAAGCCCCAGAAGCTCGCGAAGAAGGCGAGCTTGCGGACCAGCGGGATGGTGGCGACGGCCAGCACCAGGATGCCGGCGGCGTCCGCGAGGACGCCGATTCCGCCCGGGAGCAGCAACTCACCCATCGCGATTGCGACGGCGTGATGCTTGTCGCCGGTGGCTTCAAGCTCCTCGAAATAACGCTCGACCATCTGCACGCCGTGGCTGGCGGCGCGCGCTGAAACCAGCAGCGGGATAACCAGGACAAGAGGGTCGAGGTTGTAGCCCAGAATACCCAGGAAGCCGAGGCCCCAGATAGCCTGTGCGACCGCGCCGATGAACGGGAGCAGCACGCCGTAGAGTCGGCGGAAGTAAACGATCAAGGTGCCGAAGATGAAGATGAACGTGACCGCGAAGATCTCCGCCAGCTCGCCGGTGTAGAACCACACCCAGCCCTTGAGCATCGGCTCGCCCGCCGCGTACAGCACCGTGTTGCTATCCTCGACGTGCTTGCGGATCTCCATGATCTGGTGCTGGATATTGCCGTAGTCGAGACGCTCTTCGTTGAAGCCCGCCAGGATCAGCGCGGCCTTGCCGTCAGTCGAGAGATATTTCCCGTAGACGATGTCGTTGTTGTACATCGCCTTCTTGAGTTCCTTGAGTTCGGCCGGGTCGGTCGGAACCTGCTCGGGCAAGACCGGCACCGACTTGATGAGGCCGCCCGAACGCGCCTCTAGACGCCGAATCTTCACGTGGGAGAGCGAGGCGACCTGGTAGTGGTTGACGCCGTCGATCTGGTCCACTTTCTCCGTGACGTAACGGATCTTCTTCAGCGTGTCGGTGTTGAAGATGTCGCCTTCCTTCACCCGCAGGGAGAGGCTGACGATGTTGGCGCCGCCGAAAGTCGTGCGGAAGTGATTGTACGCCTTGATGTACGGATGGGCCTGCGGCAACAGGTCGGCGAACTGGCTGTACATCTGAACCTTGACCGCGTGGAAGGCGAAAAAGACCGTGATCACGGCCAGCACCCCCAGCGTGGGCCATCGATGCCGCAGAGTTATTCGAGCAATGCCGTGGGTGATGCGTTCCGCCGCCGGTAGCTTGCTGAGATCCTTGACTGCCATTGAAGTTCCTGCTTTTAACGTCGGGATTTTCTGACGGCGTATCGCGCAGCCGCTAGGCCCCCGGTCGGTTCGGCTTAGCTCTCTGCTCGGTTCAGCTCTTGGCAGCGGCGATTCCCGCGGCCATGATCGTATCCTTGTTCAACGCTTCCCACGTCGCGCCGCCGTCGTGCGAGACGAGGATAGCTCCGTTTCCTCCCGTCATAATTCCCAGGGAGCCGTCGGGAGAAAACGACACGCTCCGCAGCCACGTGTAAACACGGCTCGAAACGCTCTCGTCAATCGCCCACCCCTTGTCACCTTCGTGGACCACCGTCCCGAGGAGCCCACCGGCTACCGCCGGATGTCCGGCGGGCGCGGCGATCGCAAACAGCGAGTTGGTGCCGCCACGATGAGCCTGCCACGTCGCGCC
This window encodes:
- a CDS encoding MMPL family transporter; this translates as MAVKDLSKLPAAERITHGIARITLRHRWPTLGVLAVITVFFAFHAVKVQMYSQFADLLPQAHPYIKAYNHFRTTFGGANIVSLSLRVKEGDIFNTDTLKKIRYVTEKVDQIDGVNHYQVASLSHVKIRRLEARSGGLIKSVPVLPEQVPTDPAELKELKKAMYNNDIVYGKYLSTDGKAALILAGFNEERLDYGNIQHQIMEIRKHVEDSNTVLYAAGEPMLKGWVWFYTGELAEIFAVTFIFIFGTLIVYFRRLYGVLLPFIGAVAQAIWGLGFLGILGYNLDPLVLVIPLLVSARAASHGVQMVERYFEELEATGDKHHAVAIAMGELLLPGGIGVLADAAGILVLAVATIPLVRKLAFFASFWGFSNIFTILLLIPLLLDVLPRPAKTHHYVPQWMHDLLAWVGEFCTSRNGRWAVFAISAVIVAAGAYEATSVQVGETEAGSPLLFQNSDFNISARAINADFAGSNQLVIYMQGSRDDALKDPEVLAVLDNLRHYMMEQTEAGGTRDLPTLVRSVNRLYHYDDPAWAVIPRTEAGVGNMTFMYEANAPVPGVILEYMDFHARDGQFVVFYKDAKGTTIDEAIMRAKLFMAAHPMKNVKFVLAGGTIGTTAALNDEVAYSDRVSTILIVAVVFM